The following are encoded together in the Echeneis naucrates chromosome 9, fEcheNa1.1, whole genome shotgun sequence genome:
- the sv2ca gene encoding synaptic vesicle glycoprotein 2Ca isoform X1: protein MEDTYNNRTSLVKGAKDMVKEAKKHAAKKVNKVVDRATDEYSSHRNYSRFQDEEDGDEDFYRNPPREDGVDYQDNDDGSSDATEGHDDEDEIYEGEYQGIPSAGDRKHKEGQVALGQPVSDATKDRRELEHERQADEEELAQQYELIIQECGHGRFQWQLFLVLGLALMSDGVEVFVVGFVLPSAETDMCVPNSSSGWLGSVVYLGMMVGALFWGGMSDKVGRRQCLLICMSTNGFFAFLSSFVQGYGLFLLCRLVAGFGIGGAVPIVFSFFAEVLSREKRGEHLSWLCMFWMIGEIYASAMAWAIIPHYGWSFSMGSAYQFHSWRVFVVVCALPCVCAVVALTFMPESPRFYLEVGKHDEAWMILKQIHDTNMRARGQPEKVFTVNRIKIPKQLDELVEMESASGNPVSKVFFRIKSETHGIYMNLMKCFNYPMRENMMRLAIVWFTLSFGYYGLSVWFPDVIKHLQADEYASKVMTHNNEHVADFTFNFTLENQIHKNCLFINDRFINMKLKSVTFIDSTFRNCIFDDVTSVGSFFHNCTFIDAVFHNTDIDESKLIDGTEVVNSTFTHNKTGCQMTFDDDYSAYWVYFINFLGTLAVLPGNIVSALLMDKIGRLSMLGGSMVLSGISCFFLWFGTSESMMIFMLCLYNGLSISAWNSLDVVTTESFPTVRRGTGFGFCNALCKMAAVLGNLIFGSLVSITKAIPILMASSVLVGGGLVGLRLPDTRSNVLM, encoded by the exons ATGGAGGACACTTACAATAACAGGACTTCTCTGGTTAAGGGAGCGAAGGACATGGTCAAGGAGGCCAAGAAACATGCAGCTAAGAAAGTCAACAAGGTGGTGGATCGCGCCACAGATGAGTACTCATCCCACCGCAACTATAGCCGATtccaggatgaggaggatggagaTGAGGATTTCTACCGGAACCCCCCAAGGGAGGATGGAGTGGACTACCAGGACAATGACGATGGGTCCAGTGATGCCACCGAGGGccatgatgatgaagatgagattTACGAGGGCGAGTACCAGGGGATTCCCTCAGCAGGAGACAGAAAGCATAAGGAGGGCCAGGTGGCACTCGGGCAGCCAGTGTCAGATGCCACAAAGGACCGCAGGGAGCTGGAGCATGAAAGACAGGCCGACGAAGAGGAGCTGGCCCAGCAGTACGAGTTGATCATCCAGGAGTGTGGTCATGGGAGGTTCCAGTGGCAGCTGTTCCTGGTGCTCGGGCTCGCCCTCATGTCAGACGGGGTGGAGGTGTTCGTGGTGGGCTTTGTGCTGCCCAgcgcagagacagacatgtgTGTGCCCAACTCCAGCTCAGGATGGCTAG gCAGTGTTGTTTACTTGGGGATGATGGTGGGGGCTCTCTTCTGGGGAGGGATGTCTGACAAAGTGGGCCGCAGACAGTGTCTCCTCATTTGCATGTCCACGAATGGCTTCTTCGCCTTCCTCTCATCCTTTGTCCAGGGATACGGCCTTTTCCTGCTCTGCCGTCTCGTTGCGGGCTTTGG GATAGGAGGTGCTGTCCCCattgttttctccttcttcGCAGAGGTGTTGTCCAGGGAGAAGCGTGGTGAACACCTCAGCTGGTTGTGTATGTTCTGGATGATTGGAGAAATCTATGCATCTGCTATGGCCTGGGCCATCATACCACACTATG GTTGGAGCTTCAGCATGGGCTCGGCTTACCAGTTTCACAGCTGGAGGGTGTTTGTCGTTGTCTGCGccctgccctgtgtgtgtgccgTGGTGGCTCTTACCTTCATGCCTGAAAGCCCCAGGTTCTACCTTGAG GTGGGGAAGCATGATGAAGCCTGGATGATCCTCAAACAGATCCACGACACCAACATGAGAGCACGTGGGCAACCGGAGAAAGTCTTcact gtGAACAGGATCAAGATCCCTAAACAGTTGGATGAACTGGTCGAAATGGAATCAGCATCTGGCAACCCAGTCTCCAAGGTTTTCTTCAgaataaaatctgaaacacatggg ATCTATATGAATCTTATGAAGTGCTTCAACTATCCCATGCGAGAGAACATGATGCGCCTTGCAATAGTGTGGTTCACACTCTCATTCGG GTATTATGGCCTGTCAGTCTGGTTCCCTGATGTCATCAAACACCTTCAGGCTGATGAGTATGCATCCAAAGTGATGACACACAATAATGAACACGTCGCGGACTTCACCTTCAACTTCACCCTGGAGAACCAGATACACAAAAATTGCCTTTTCATTAATGACCG ATTTATCAACATGAAGCTGAAGTCTGTCACCTTCATTGACTCCACCTTCCGTAACTGCATCTTTGATGATGTGACATCAGTCGGTTCCTTCTTCCATAACTGTACTTTCATTGATGCAGTCTTCCACAACACAG ACATCGATGAATCCAAATTGATAGATGGTACAGAGGTAGTCAACAGCACATTCACTCACAACAAAACAGGGTGCCAGATGACATTTGATGATGACTACAGTGCCTACTGGGTTTACTTCATCAACTTCCTTGGGACCCTGGCTGTTCTGCCCGGCAACATTGTGTCCGCCCTTCTCATGGACAAAATTGGGCGTCTGTCCATGTTGG GGGGCTCCATGGTGCTTTCAGGCATCAGCTGTTTCTTCCTGTGGTTCGGCACCAGTGAGTCCATGATGATTTTCATGTTGTGCCTTTACAATGGCCTCAGCATCTCTGCCTGGAACTCCCTGGATGTGGTCACTACTGAGTCGTTTCCTACCGTCAGGAG AGGAACAGGCTTTGGGTTCTGCAATGCTCTCTGTAAGATGGCGGCAGTCTTAGGGAATCTGATTTTTGGTTCTCTTGTGAGCATCACGAAGGCCATCCCCATCCTTATGGCCTCATCCGTGCTCGTCGGTGGAGGCCTCGTTGGACTCAGGTTGCCTGACACCAGATCAAACGTCCTAATGTAA
- the sv2ca gene encoding synaptic vesicle glycoprotein 2Ca isoform X2 yields the protein MEDTYNNRTSLVKGAKDMVKEAKKHAAKKVNKVVDRATDEYSSHRNYSRFQDEEDGDEDFYRNPPREDGVDYQDNDDGSSDATEGHDDEDEIYEGEYQGIPSAGDRKHKEGQVALGQPVSDATKDRRELEHERQADEEELAQQYELIIQECGHGRFQWQLFLVLGLALMSDGVEVFVVGFVLPSAETDMCVPNSSSGWLGSVVYLGMMVGALFWGGMSDKVGRRQCLLICMSTNGFFAFLSSFVQGYGLFLLCRLVAGFGIGGAVPIVFSFFAEVLSREKRGEHLSWLCMFWMIGEIYASAMAWAIIPHYGWSFSMGSAYQFHSWRVFVVVCALPCVCAVVALTFMPESPRFYLEVGKHDEAWMILKQIHDTNMRARGQPEKVFTVNRIKIPKQLDELVEMESASGNPVSKVFFRIKSETHGIYMNLMKCFNYPMRENMMRLAIVWFTLSFGYYGLSVWFPDVIKHLQADEYASKVMTHNNEHVADFTFNFTLENQIHKNCLFINDRFINMKLKSVTFIDSTFRNCIFDDVTSVGSFFHNCTFIDAVFHNTGGSMVLSGISCFFLWFGTSESMMIFMLCLYNGLSISAWNSLDVVTTESFPTVRRGTGFGFCNALCKMAAVLGNLIFGSLVSITKAIPILMASSVLVGGGLVGLRLPDTRSNVLM from the exons ATGGAGGACACTTACAATAACAGGACTTCTCTGGTTAAGGGAGCGAAGGACATGGTCAAGGAGGCCAAGAAACATGCAGCTAAGAAAGTCAACAAGGTGGTGGATCGCGCCACAGATGAGTACTCATCCCACCGCAACTATAGCCGATtccaggatgaggaggatggagaTGAGGATTTCTACCGGAACCCCCCAAGGGAGGATGGAGTGGACTACCAGGACAATGACGATGGGTCCAGTGATGCCACCGAGGGccatgatgatgaagatgagattTACGAGGGCGAGTACCAGGGGATTCCCTCAGCAGGAGACAGAAAGCATAAGGAGGGCCAGGTGGCACTCGGGCAGCCAGTGTCAGATGCCACAAAGGACCGCAGGGAGCTGGAGCATGAAAGACAGGCCGACGAAGAGGAGCTGGCCCAGCAGTACGAGTTGATCATCCAGGAGTGTGGTCATGGGAGGTTCCAGTGGCAGCTGTTCCTGGTGCTCGGGCTCGCCCTCATGTCAGACGGGGTGGAGGTGTTCGTGGTGGGCTTTGTGCTGCCCAgcgcagagacagacatgtgTGTGCCCAACTCCAGCTCAGGATGGCTAG gCAGTGTTGTTTACTTGGGGATGATGGTGGGGGCTCTCTTCTGGGGAGGGATGTCTGACAAAGTGGGCCGCAGACAGTGTCTCCTCATTTGCATGTCCACGAATGGCTTCTTCGCCTTCCTCTCATCCTTTGTCCAGGGATACGGCCTTTTCCTGCTCTGCCGTCTCGTTGCGGGCTTTGG GATAGGAGGTGCTGTCCCCattgttttctccttcttcGCAGAGGTGTTGTCCAGGGAGAAGCGTGGTGAACACCTCAGCTGGTTGTGTATGTTCTGGATGATTGGAGAAATCTATGCATCTGCTATGGCCTGGGCCATCATACCACACTATG GTTGGAGCTTCAGCATGGGCTCGGCTTACCAGTTTCACAGCTGGAGGGTGTTTGTCGTTGTCTGCGccctgccctgtgtgtgtgccgTGGTGGCTCTTACCTTCATGCCTGAAAGCCCCAGGTTCTACCTTGAG GTGGGGAAGCATGATGAAGCCTGGATGATCCTCAAACAGATCCACGACACCAACATGAGAGCACGTGGGCAACCGGAGAAAGTCTTcact gtGAACAGGATCAAGATCCCTAAACAGTTGGATGAACTGGTCGAAATGGAATCAGCATCTGGCAACCCAGTCTCCAAGGTTTTCTTCAgaataaaatctgaaacacatggg ATCTATATGAATCTTATGAAGTGCTTCAACTATCCCATGCGAGAGAACATGATGCGCCTTGCAATAGTGTGGTTCACACTCTCATTCGG GTATTATGGCCTGTCAGTCTGGTTCCCTGATGTCATCAAACACCTTCAGGCTGATGAGTATGCATCCAAAGTGATGACACACAATAATGAACACGTCGCGGACTTCACCTTCAACTTCACCCTGGAGAACCAGATACACAAAAATTGCCTTTTCATTAATGACCG ATTTATCAACATGAAGCTGAAGTCTGTCACCTTCATTGACTCCACCTTCCGTAACTGCATCTTTGATGATGTGACATCAGTCGGTTCCTTCTTCCATAACTGTACTTTCATTGATGCAGTCTTCCACAACACAG GGGGCTCCATGGTGCTTTCAGGCATCAGCTGTTTCTTCCTGTGGTTCGGCACCAGTGAGTCCATGATGATTTTCATGTTGTGCCTTTACAATGGCCTCAGCATCTCTGCCTGGAACTCCCTGGATGTGGTCACTACTGAGTCGTTTCCTACCGTCAGGAG AGGAACAGGCTTTGGGTTCTGCAATGCTCTCTGTAAGATGGCGGCAGTCTTAGGGAATCTGATTTTTGGTTCTCTTGTGAGCATCACGAAGGCCATCCCCATCCTTATGGCCTCATCCGTGCTCGTCGGTGGAGGCCTCGTTGGACTCAGGTTGCCTGACACCAGATCAAACGTCCTAATGTAA